A section of the Candidatus Methylarchaceae archaeon HK02M2 genome encodes:
- a CDS encoding Ig-like domain-containing protein, producing MFSSKMNIFVVLGFLTLILSSPIVTTVSQNSAASDGGDDFDTATPIVSGSYQGYLESPDLNDYYKIYVNVGYKINVTMTPPTEADFDLFLYDPNRELIGSSTEDVGPENIIYIALDSGDYFIRISVFSGSGSYSLEVSLEDVNPPTLSINSPTSGSYVGIMTNITGESNDPASGVQKVEVKIDDGSWQLATGTTSWSYLWNTTGFVPDSYHTITVRVTDNNNNTRMKSVEVTVDNVAPKISIISPENNSELKSSNVDITWVGSDTCSGLDHYEIKLDDSSWIIKGVASHNFTEVSDGSHKVQVKAIDKAGNSKEASVSFTVNTSFIFGPGWIDDIVVLGGIAAIAVIVIYLIIRKWMPYLLI from the coding sequence ATGTTCTCTAGTAAGATGAACATTTTTGTAGTTTTAGGCTTCTTGACCCTTATCCTGAGCTCTCCAATAGTGACAACCGTCTCTCAAAACAGTGCTGCTAGCGATGGGGGAGATGATTTTGATACAGCTACACCAATAGTTTCTGGAAGTTATCAGGGATATCTCGAATCTCCTGACTTAAATGATTACTATAAGATCTACGTAAATGTAGGTTATAAGATCAATGTGACCATGACACCACCAACTGAAGCAGACTTTGATCTGTTTCTTTACGACCCAAATCGAGAATTAATTGGCAGCTCAACTGAGGATGTTGGGCCAGAAAACATAATTTATATCGCTTTAGATTCCGGAGATTACTTTATCCGAATTAGTGTCTTTAGTGGTTCAGGTTCATATTCACTCGAAGTCTCACTTGAAGATGTCAACCCACCAACTCTTTCTATTAATTCGCCCACAAGTGGCTCTTACGTTGGAATCATGACCAACATTACTGGTGAAAGTAACGATCCAGCTTCAGGCGTTCAAAAGGTAGAAGTTAAGATCGATGATGGTTCTTGGCAATTGGCAACAGGGACTACGTCTTGGAGCTATCTATGGAACACTACTGGATTTGTTCCAGACAGCTATCATACAATAACTGTCAGGGTAACGGACAACAATAATAATACAAGGATGAAAAGCGTTGAAGTAACTGTCGACAATGTTGCCCCAAAAATTTCAATTATTTCACCTGAAAATAACTCTGAATTAAAATCATCGAATGTGGACATTACATGGGTTGGTTCAGATACTTGCTCAGGCCTAGACCATTATGAGATAAAGCTAGATGATAGCTCTTGGATTATCAAAGGGGTAGCTAGCCATAATTTCACTGAGGTTAGTGATGGTAGTCATAAAGTTCAAGTCAAAGCTATCGATAAAGCAGGTAACTCAAAAGAGGCTTCTGTAAGTTTTACAGTGAACACAAGTTTCATATTCGGACCTGGATGGATTGATGATATCGTTGTCCTCGGTGGAATAGCAGCTATAGCCGTTATTGTCATCTATCTTATAATTAGAAAATGGATGCCCTATCTCCTAATTTAG